In one Balaenoptera musculus isolate JJ_BM4_2016_0621 chromosome 2, mBalMus1.pri.v3, whole genome shotgun sequence genomic region, the following are encoded:
- the LOC118889977 gene encoding small ubiquitin-related modifier 1-like: protein MSDQEAKPSTEDLGDKKEGENTKLKVIRQDSSEIHFKVKMMTHHRKLKESYCQRQGVPMNSLRFLFEGQRIADNHTPKELGMEEEDVNEVYQEQTGAFNGLGIFIFYSSPLILFYF, encoded by the coding sequence ATGTCTGACCAGGAGGCAAAACCTTCAACTGAGGACTTGGGGgataagaaggaaggagagaacacTAAACTCAAAGTCATCAGACAGGATAGCAGTGAGATTCACTTCAAAGTGAAAATGATGACGCATCACAGGAAACTCAAAGAATCATACTGTCAAAGACAGGGAGTTCCCATGAATTCACTCAGGTTTCTCTTTGAAGGTCAGAGAATTGCTGATAATCACACTCCAAAAGAACTGGGAATGGAGGAAGAAGATGTGAATGAAGTTTATCAGGAACAAACGGGGGCATTCAATGgtttaggtatttttattttttattcttctcccttaatccttttttatttttaa